From Rhododendron vialii isolate Sample 1 chromosome 10a, ASM3025357v1, the proteins below share one genomic window:
- the LOC131303014 gene encoding amino acid transporter AVT3A-like, which yields MGEITQKPPHLESIFLPVLLKGSFHILPPNHRPSRIHPSPLQIPTPPPLSSTPKPSAIDGAGILDLPYSFKRTEWLFSLFTLSIVTLLTYHYLMLLVHSQKKLKQLGQFSKISSFSDLGFIMCGPVGRFSVDVMIVLSQAGFCISYLVFIANILTYVFNCSTKLTNGVVVESYLYMGAFSVSIGEEIKDIITTNLGLGLMSNLVQLGLQFIYDEMNCGQLLLFKSNYETRDWDGFAVQSEKKDKKEFEKILGLSVLPASMELWVFLQVRGCSCPKHIDEGVSV from the exons ATGGGTGAAATTACACAGAAACCCCCTCATCT AGAGAGCATCTTCCTCCCTGTCCTTCTCAAAGGAAGCTTCCACATCCTCCCACCAAACCACCGTCCCTCTCGAATCCACCCCTCTCCTCTCCAAATCCCAACCCCGCCCCCTCTCTCCTCAACCCCAAAACCTTCCGCCATCGACGGCGCCGGCATCCTCGACCTCCCTTACTCCTTCAAGCGTACCGAATGGCTCTTCAGCCTTTTCACCCTCTCCATCGTCACCCTCCTAACCTACCACTACCTAATGCTCCTCGTCCACTCCCAAAAGAAGCTCAAGCAATTGGgacaattttccaaaatatccTCCTTCAGTGACCTGGGTTTTATCATGTGCGGCCCCGTCGGCAGGTTTAGCGTCGACGTGATGATCGTGCTCTCCCAAGCTGGGTTCTGTATTAGCTACCTTGTATTTATAGCTAACATATTGACTTATGTCTTTAACTGTTCGACGAAATTGACCAATGGGGTTGTCGTTGAAAGCTATTTATATATGGGGGCTTTTTCTGTTTCAATCGGGGAAGAAATAAAGGATATTATCACTACGAATTTGGGGCTGGGGTTGATGAGCAATCTGGTGCAGTTGGGTTTGCAGTTTATATATGATGAAATGAATTGTGGGCAACTACTTTTATTTAAGAGCAATTATGAAACAAG GGATTGGGATGGTTTTGCCGTTCAATCGGAGAAGAAAGACAAGAAAGAGTTTgaaaaaattttgggtttgtCTGTGTTGCCAGCTTCCATGGAATTATGG GTGTTTTTACAGGTTAGGGGATGTTCATGTCCAAAACATATAGATGAAGGGGTCTCTGTGTAA